The Spirosoma foliorum genome has a window encoding:
- the adhP gene encoding alcohol dehydrogenase AdhP: MIPSTMKAAVARSYGQPLQIEEVPVPTVTPGRILVKVAACGVCHTDLHAINGDWPVKANLPLIPGHEGVGTVVAIGEGVTHVQVGDRVGVPWLYTACGHCEHCHTGWETLCESQQNTGYSVQGSYAEYVLADPNYVGHLPDSLSFEEAAPILCAGVTVYKGLKETEVKPGQWVVISGIGGLGHMAIQYAKAMGMKVAAVDIQDDKLALAKSVGADLLINAATEDPVVAIQQRIKGAHGVLVTAVSRSAFAQGVGMLRRHGTMALVGLPPGDFDMNIFDLVLTRKTIRGSIVGTRQDLVESLALAADGKVKVHYHSDRLENINQVLADMTAGKIDGRVVLRISDTKEEHQTQLNYTLADVIA, from the coding sequence ATGATACCATCGACAATGAAAGCGGCTGTTGCCCGGAGTTACGGTCAGCCTCTCCAGATTGAAGAAGTTCCCGTGCCAACCGTTACACCGGGGCGCATTTTAGTAAAAGTGGCGGCCTGCGGAGTTTGCCACACCGACCTGCACGCGATCAATGGCGACTGGCCGGTTAAGGCGAACCTACCTCTGATTCCGGGCCACGAGGGTGTGGGTACCGTAGTCGCTATTGGTGAGGGCGTAACCCATGTACAGGTTGGGGACCGGGTTGGGGTTCCCTGGCTGTATACGGCCTGTGGCCATTGTGAACATTGTCATACGGGCTGGGAAACCCTCTGCGAGAGCCAGCAAAATACCGGCTACTCGGTACAGGGCAGCTATGCCGAATATGTACTGGCCGATCCAAATTATGTCGGTCATTTACCAGATTCCTTATCCTTCGAGGAAGCCGCTCCCATTTTGTGTGCAGGTGTTACGGTTTACAAAGGGTTGAAAGAAACCGAAGTCAAGCCCGGCCAGTGGGTCGTTATTTCCGGCATTGGCGGGTTAGGGCATATGGCGATTCAATACGCCAAAGCGATGGGTATGAAAGTAGCAGCCGTCGATATTCAGGACGATAAATTAGCCTTGGCGAAAAGTGTGGGGGCAGATCTGCTGATTAATGCCGCTACTGAAGACCCCGTTGTCGCGATCCAGCAACGCATCAAAGGGGCACACGGCGTACTGGTTACAGCCGTATCCCGCTCTGCTTTTGCGCAGGGCGTTGGTATGCTTCGTCGGCATGGGACTATGGCGCTGGTTGGGTTACCACCGGGTGATTTTGACATGAATATCTTCGATCTGGTATTGACCCGAAAAACAATACGGGGATCGATTGTGGGTACGCGGCAGGATCTGGTCGAGAGTTTGGCGCTGGCTGCCGATGGAAAAGTAAAGGTTCATTATCATTCCGATCGACTGGAGAATATCAATCAGGTACTAGCCGATATGACGGCCGGTAAAATAGATGGACGGGTTGTGCTCCGTATTTCTGACACTAAAGAAGAGCACCAAACACAGCTTAACTACACACTGGCTGACGTAATCGCCTAA
- a CDS encoding response regulator encodes MNQTRILITDDDDDDRLFLRKAIERRIKEAIVYEALDGADALRQLATPLNRPNFDLVLLDINMPLMNGFEVLDQIRASPDLKYMPTVMLSTSNHPEQIHSAYKKGVNAYLKKPITYADYDALVVAIETCFLKVASE; translated from the coding sequence ATGAACCAGACACGAATACTCATAACCGATGATGACGACGATGATCGTTTGTTTTTGCGAAAGGCAATAGAACGACGCATAAAAGAAGCCATTGTCTATGAAGCACTGGACGGAGCCGATGCCTTAAGGCAACTTGCAACACCGTTAAACCGTCCGAATTTCGATCTGGTACTTCTGGATATCAATATGCCCTTAATGAATGGATTTGAGGTGCTGGATCAGATTCGCGCATCACCTGATTTAAAATACATGCCAACGGTTATGCTGTCGACCAGCAACCATCCCGAGCAAATTCATTCAGCCTATAAAAAGGGGGTAAATGCCTATCTCAAAAAGCCAATTACCTATGCTGACTATGATGCGCTGGTCGTGGCTATTGAAACTTGTTTTCTAAAAGTTGCTTCGGAGTAA
- a CDS encoding acetate/propionate family kinase produces the protein MYFSALQTKRSPPDQWLYFLIMDEGFQKVTSLALILNSGSSSLKFAVYTPDEQLCLAGKLTRIGLPNGQFQVTDQSNQTHVSQHDLPDHATALTTLFNWLSTQTNVKLSAVGHRLVHGGSHRTPQRVTPELLTDLRLLIPLAPDHLPAEISLIETVSQLYPDLPQVVCFDTSFHRTMPDTATRLPLPRQLADEGLIRYGFHGLSYEYVVNQLAKEAGPVAAQGRVLIAHLGNGASMAAVYQGKSLDTTMGFTPTGGLMMGTRTGDLDPGVLLYLIRNRQMDASTLSHLLNDESGLQGVSGISSDMQELLQQESHNQAAAQAIDLFCYLARKQLGAMATVLNGVDTLIFTGGIGENAPAIRARICDQLDFLGIKINPERNTSSAAIISPEGHTPIVRVIPTNEEIIIARYTWQLLSLTNPTSLNSSLP, from the coding sequence ATGTATTTCTCAGCTTTACAAACGAAACGTAGCCCGCCTGACCAATGGCTGTATTTCCTGATTATGGATGAAGGTTTTCAAAAGGTAACCAGCTTAGCACTTATTCTGAACAGTGGGTCGTCAAGTTTAAAATTTGCCGTTTATACCCCTGATGAACAACTGTGTCTGGCGGGCAAATTAACCCGTATCGGTTTGCCGAATGGGCAGTTTCAGGTAACCGACCAATCGAATCAGACGCATGTTAGTCAACACGATTTGCCAGACCATGCCACTGCCCTCACAACGCTCTTCAACTGGCTTTCTACACAAACGAACGTCAAACTTAGCGCGGTAGGACACCGGTTGGTGCATGGAGGATCGCATCGAACACCGCAACGGGTCACCCCAGAACTGTTGACCGATTTAAGGCTATTGATTCCTCTGGCACCTGACCATTTGCCCGCAGAAATTAGTTTGATTGAAACGGTTAGTCAACTATACCCTGATCTGCCCCAAGTGGTTTGCTTTGATACGTCCTTTCATAGGACTATGCCTGATACCGCAACCCGGTTACCGCTACCCCGACAACTGGCCGATGAAGGTCTTATCCGCTACGGATTCCACGGATTGTCTTATGAGTATGTAGTAAATCAATTGGCAAAAGAGGCTGGCCCAGTAGCGGCTCAGGGACGTGTTTTAATTGCACACCTGGGAAATGGTGCCAGTATGGCCGCTGTTTATCAGGGAAAAAGTCTGGACACAACGATGGGCTTTACACCAACTGGCGGTTTAATGATGGGTACCCGAACGGGCGACCTCGACCCTGGTGTTTTGTTATATCTAATCAGGAATAGGCAGATGGATGCATCCACGCTGAGCCATTTGCTGAATGATGAATCGGGCCTACAGGGTGTTTCGGGCATAAGCTCCGACATGCAGGAACTGCTTCAACAGGAAAGTCATAATCAGGCGGCAGCTCAGGCCATTGACCTGTTTTGTTATCTGGCCCGAAAACAACTGGGAGCGATGGCTACCGTACTGAATGGTGTTGATACACTGATCTTTACGGGTGGCATTGGCGAAAATGCGCCTGCTATTCGGGCCCGCATTTGTGATCAACTTGATTTCCTTGGAATCAAAATTAACCCAGAACGGAACACATCGAGTGCGGCTATTATCTCGCCAGAAGGGCATACGCCTATAGTGCGTGTTATTCCCACGAATGAAGAAATTATCATTGCCCGCTATACCTGGCAACTCCTTTCGCTTACTAACCCAACTTCACTTAATTCCTCTTTGCCATGA
- the glgP gene encoding alpha-glucan family phosphorylase: MDSTVAPFSRQIAYFSMEFAYVQALKTYSGGLGFLAGSHMRSAYELHQPIVAVGILWKYGYYDQVRKADQTMDVLFMEKHYSFLEPTNLKFQILVNHAPVWVTAYYLPPTVFETVPTYFLSTDLPENDYLAQTICHKLYDPNPETRIASSILLGIGGAKLLEQLHITPDVYHMNESHPLPLGFYLYNQLGSLEAVRERLVFTTHTPEEAGNPRTDIRLLDRMGFFDELPLETVRQLTGINDDLFNWALGALRMAGRANAVSKKHQQVSEQMWQGVSAICPILAITNAQNQTFWGDPALNQAAATNDDTTLQTRKRINKKALFELVANQTGDLFKPEVFTLVWARRFAGYKRADLLLTDLARFDRLLTNSRYPLQIIWAGKPYPFDYSSIGTFDRLVHVSKQYANCAVLIGYELYLSKLLKQGADLWLNTPRLTREASGTSGMTAAMNGAINCSTNDGWIPEFARNGQNSFVLPEADLSGPVHEQDAFDADNLYTLLETVILPMYYEQPQEWARLMANSIQDVVPYFDSNRMASDYYEKLYSLPQAIYSRGEAVAV, from the coding sequence ATGGATTCTACGGTTGCCCCCTTCTCTCGACAAATCGCTTATTTTTCGATGGAGTTTGCCTACGTGCAGGCTCTTAAAACCTATTCAGGTGGCCTTGGTTTTCTGGCCGGCTCCCACATGCGAAGCGCCTATGAGCTGCATCAACCGATCGTAGCCGTGGGCATTCTGTGGAAGTATGGCTATTATGATCAGGTGCGTAAGGCGGATCAGACGATGGATGTGCTATTCATGGAAAAGCACTATAGTTTTCTGGAACCAACCAATCTGAAATTTCAGATTCTGGTCAACCACGCGCCCGTCTGGGTCACGGCTTATTACCTGCCGCCAACGGTTTTTGAGACTGTACCTACCTATTTTTTATCAACAGATTTGCCCGAGAACGACTACCTGGCGCAAACGATCTGTCATAAACTCTACGACCCGAATCCGGAAACCCGTATTGCGTCGAGTATTCTGTTGGGCATTGGCGGAGCTAAATTGCTGGAACAGTTACACATTACTCCCGATGTGTACCACATGAACGAGAGCCACCCCTTGCCCCTCGGGTTTTACTTATACAATCAGTTAGGAAGCCTGGAAGCCGTTCGGGAACGACTGGTGTTTACAACGCACACACCCGAAGAGGCTGGTAATCCACGAACGGATATTCGCTTATTAGATCGGATGGGCTTTTTTGATGAATTGCCGTTAGAAACCGTTCGTCAACTTACGGGCATCAACGATGATTTGTTTAACTGGGCATTAGGCGCACTTCGGATGGCGGGAAGAGCGAATGCCGTCTCGAAGAAACATCAGCAGGTCAGTGAGCAAATGTGGCAAGGGGTTTCGGCTATTTGCCCAATACTAGCGATCACAAACGCCCAGAATCAAACCTTTTGGGGTGACCCTGCATTAAACCAGGCAGCAGCGACGAACGACGATACTACCCTCCAAACCCGAAAGCGAATCAATAAAAAAGCCTTGTTCGAATTGGTTGCGAATCAGACGGGCGACCTGTTCAAGCCCGAGGTATTTACACTGGTCTGGGCACGTCGGTTTGCGGGCTACAAACGGGCGGATTTGCTACTAACCGATTTGGCTCGATTTGATCGGCTACTCACCAATTCACGCTATCCCCTGCAAATTATCTGGGCAGGAAAGCCCTATCCGTTCGATTATTCCAGTATCGGTACGTTCGATCGACTGGTGCATGTTTCCAAACAATACGCCAATTGTGCCGTGCTGATTGGCTACGAACTCTATCTCTCTAAACTTCTCAAACAAGGAGCGGATCTATGGTTGAATACCCCGCGCCTGACGCGCGAAGCATCGGGCACCAGCGGTATGACGGCCGCTATGAATGGAGCCATTAACTGCTCGACGAACGACGGTTGGATTCCTGAATTTGCCCGTAATGGGCAGAATAGTTTTGTATTACCTGAGGCTGACCTGAGCGGGCCAGTGCATGAGCAGGATGCCTTCGATGCCGATAACCTATATACGTTATTGGAGACAGTCATCTTACCAATGTATTATGAGCAGCCTCAGGAGTGGGCACGGCTTATGGCAAACAGTATTCAGGACGTTGTACCTTACTTCGATTCGAATCGGATGGCCAGCGATTATTACGAGAAACTGTACTCACTTCCGCAGGCCATTTATTCGCGGGGAGAAGCCGTGGCGGTTTAA
- the mgtA gene encoding magnesium-translocating P-type ATPase has product MTSVDTLPIEVTQLETYWAMRPNTLLAKLQTTESGLQTEQVEPIRQKTGSNQLQTKSQVSAIGLLLRQFKSPISLILLGASVLSWSLGDTTDAGIIFAIIFLSGLLSFWQEKSASNAMRELLAIVTVKTTVFRDGTQIDIPVEELVPGDVVSLRAGDLIPADCYLLNANELFVNEAALTGETYPVDKHPDVLTADLPIAKRHNALFMGSHVVSGSGRAVIVQTGQQTELGHIAQRISSMPPETDFERGIRQFGYLLMEITLLLVILIFAINVGLHKPVLNAFLFSLAIAVGLTPQLLPAIISINLAKGASRMAKQQVIVKRLSSIENIGSMNVLCSDKTGTLTEGHVRVDRIIDSKGHPSTRAQLMASINAQLQQGFRNPIDEAILAFNQTDVSLYARVDEIPYDFIRKRLTILTEIEGQTVMTTKGALQNILDVCQFVDAGAGSIVPLADCLAAIEALYEQLSGQGFRTLGLATKLTNGKRDIEKRDEVGMTFLGFITLVDPPKVGIAQTLTDLKRLGIQLKMITGDNGLVAKCVARQMGIDCPEVLTGSSLQQLSTEALRKKVTDVHVFAEVEPNQKESIILALQKSGYVVGYMGDGINDASALHAADVGISVDSAVDVAKESADIVLLQQNLNVLIDGIREGRRTFANTMKYIFMATSANFGNMFSMAGASLFLPFLPLLPTQILLTNLLTDLPEMTIGSDHVDAEGVRKPTQWDLGFIRRFMISFGLLSSLFDYISFGVLIWLFKTNESLFQTGWFVESVLSASTIVLVVRTRRAFYRAKPGKWLAIATGFVAIVVVLLPLTSLGRLFGFSPLPIPLYGAVLGIVGVYVVSAELLKHWFYRHFSARQNRQHQS; this is encoded by the coding sequence ATGACCAGCGTCGATACATTACCGATCGAAGTCACCCAACTGGAAACGTATTGGGCCATGCGACCTAATACCTTGCTAGCTAAGTTACAGACAACAGAGTCAGGGTTGCAAACGGAGCAAGTTGAGCCGATTCGCCAGAAAACGGGTTCGAACCAACTCCAAACGAAAAGTCAGGTATCGGCCATTGGCTTACTGCTGCGTCAATTCAAAAGCCCGATCTCGCTGATTCTGTTGGGGGCTTCGGTGCTTTCATGGAGCCTGGGTGATACGACGGATGCTGGTATCATTTTCGCTATCATTTTTCTGAGTGGGCTATTGAGTTTCTGGCAGGAAAAAAGTGCGTCGAACGCCATGCGGGAATTGCTAGCCATTGTAACGGTAAAAACGACGGTATTCCGAGATGGGACCCAAATCGACATTCCTGTTGAAGAACTTGTGCCGGGCGACGTGGTAAGCCTGCGGGCCGGTGATCTTATTCCTGCTGATTGTTATTTGCTGAATGCCAACGAATTATTCGTTAATGAAGCCGCGCTGACGGGCGAAACCTACCCCGTCGATAAACATCCTGACGTACTCACTGCCGATTTACCCATTGCCAAACGGCATAACGCACTGTTCATGGGTTCTCACGTGGTGAGTGGAAGTGGTCGGGCGGTTATTGTTCAAACCGGACAGCAAACCGAACTTGGTCATATTGCCCAGCGAATCAGCAGTATGCCACCTGAAACGGATTTTGAGCGGGGTATTCGGCAATTCGGCTACTTACTTATGGAAATTACGCTTCTGTTGGTCATTCTCATATTTGCCATTAATGTGGGACTGCATAAGCCCGTATTGAACGCCTTTCTGTTTTCATTGGCGATTGCCGTTGGCCTGACACCACAACTATTACCGGCCATTATCAGCATCAACCTGGCTAAAGGAGCCAGCCGAATGGCCAAACAGCAGGTAATTGTCAAGCGACTCTCGTCCATCGAAAACATTGGGAGCATGAACGTTCTCTGTTCAGATAAAACGGGAACCTTAACGGAAGGGCATGTTCGGGTAGACCGGATTATAGACAGCAAAGGGCACCCCTCAACACGTGCACAATTAATGGCCAGCATCAATGCGCAGCTTCAACAGGGATTTCGCAATCCAATTGATGAGGCCATTCTGGCATTCAACCAAACGGATGTATCACTCTATGCGCGTGTCGATGAAATTCCCTATGATTTTATCCGAAAACGGCTCACCATTCTGACGGAAATTGAGGGGCAGACGGTGATGACCACCAAGGGAGCTTTGCAAAACATTCTGGATGTATGCCAATTTGTGGATGCGGGAGCAGGCTCTATTGTACCACTGGCCGACTGCCTGGCAGCGATTGAAGCACTGTATGAGCAACTTAGTGGTCAGGGATTTCGAACGTTGGGCCTCGCCACCAAACTAACCAATGGGAAACGCGACATCGAAAAACGGGATGAGGTCGGCATGACCTTCCTGGGATTCATTACCTTAGTTGATCCGCCCAAAGTCGGGATTGCCCAAACGTTGACTGACCTGAAAAGGCTTGGCATTCAACTAAAAATGATTACCGGCGATAATGGGCTGGTAGCCAAATGCGTCGCGCGTCAAATGGGAATCGACTGTCCCGAGGTACTAACTGGATCATCCTTGCAGCAACTGAGTACAGAAGCCTTACGAAAAAAAGTGACTGACGTTCATGTATTTGCCGAAGTTGAGCCGAATCAAAAAGAAAGCATAATCCTGGCGCTACAAAAATCGGGTTATGTGGTTGGGTACATGGGCGATGGCATTAATGACGCCAGTGCTCTGCACGCAGCCGATGTCGGCATTTCGGTCGATTCTGCCGTAGACGTGGCCAAAGAATCGGCAGACATTGTACTGCTTCAACAAAACTTAAACGTATTGATCGACGGGATTCGGGAAGGTCGCCGGACATTTGCCAACACCATGAAATACATTTTCATGGCCACCAGTGCCAACTTCGGTAACATGTTCAGCATGGCGGGAGCGTCGTTATTTTTGCCGTTCCTGCCGCTGTTACCCACGCAGATTCTGTTAACGAACCTGCTCACCGACCTCCCAGAAATGACCATTGGCTCCGACCATGTTGATGCTGAAGGTGTCAGAAAGCCTACCCAGTGGGATCTGGGGTTTATTCGGCGGTTTATGATAAGCTTTGGCCTTCTCAGCTCTCTATTCGACTATATCAGTTTTGGCGTATTGATCTGGCTATTCAAAACCAATGAGAGTTTGTTCCAGACGGGTTGGTTTGTCGAGTCGGTTCTGTCAGCGTCAACCATCGTACTGGTCGTTCGTACACGCCGGGCGTTTTATCGTGCCAAACCGGGTAAATGGCTGGCCATCGCCACAGGTTTTGTCGCCATTGTCGTCGTGCTATTGCCACTGACGTCTCTCGGTCGCCTGTTTGGTTTCAGCCCACTGCCTATTCCCTTATATGGAGCGGTACTGGGTATCGTTGGCGTTTATGTTGTATCGGCAGAACTACTGAAGCACTGGTTTTACCGACATTTTTCGGCCAGACAGAATCGGCAACATCAATCCTAA
- a CDS encoding universal stress protein has translation MKTILLATDFSANAKQAAYFAANLAKENKAQLILFHAFHLWPDNPAKEGDFPLSIKAMQESNEKALNHLANEIQNKVHPDKPIQCIVREGHTMNAIREATKTVHADLLVMSTVGTAPASAQLMGSIATGMVSETNVPLLLIPPGVGYAQLKNIVLCIDLNQPPDSVAMETALTLTRTFGCVINVLCVSEFPADEELKERAENIRRLLIPQPHTLSIVTGDELYDTLLQFAHTNKADLIMMLPQYRNWFQKLFSEGETQRIARLTDIPLLAVV, from the coding sequence ATGAAAACCATTCTTCTTGCCACCGATTTTTCAGCTAATGCCAAACAGGCGGCTTATTTCGCGGCCAATTTGGCCAAAGAGAATAAAGCTCAACTCATTCTATTTCATGCGTTTCATCTCTGGCCTGATAATCCTGCTAAAGAAGGCGACTTCCCTTTATCAATCAAGGCAATGCAGGAGAGCAATGAAAAGGCCTTGAATCATCTGGCTAATGAGATTCAGAACAAAGTTCATCCTGATAAACCGATACAGTGTATCGTGCGGGAGGGACATACGATGAATGCCATTCGTGAGGCAACAAAAACTGTACACGCCGATTTATTAGTCATGTCGACTGTAGGAACGGCACCTGCCAGTGCCCAGTTAATGGGGAGCATTGCCACCGGTATGGTGTCCGAAACGAACGTGCCACTTTTGCTGATTCCGCCAGGAGTTGGTTACGCCCAACTTAAAAACATTGTCCTTTGTATCGATCTGAACCAGCCACCTGATTCAGTGGCTATGGAAACCGCACTTACACTAACCCGAACGTTTGGTTGTGTTATTAACGTGCTATGCGTTAGCGAGTTTCCTGCTGATGAGGAGCTAAAAGAGCGAGCGGAAAATATCCGGCGATTGTTGATTCCTCAACCCCATACGTTGAGTATTGTGACCGGCGATGAGCTATACGATACATTACTTCAGTTTGCTCATACGAACAAAGCTGATCTGATTATGATGCTGCCTCAGTATAGAAACTGGTTCCAGAAATTATTCTCGGAAGGCGAAACGCAGCGGATAGCTCGACTGACAGACATCCCGTTATTGGCCGTTGTTTAG